The following coding sequences are from one Anaerobranca californiensis DSM 14826 window:
- a CDS encoding pro-sigmaK processing inhibitor BofA family protein, translating to MNLKKLLLQSLGGITLLLMLHFFGKNIGLYLPINLVTLVTAGILGLPGIILLVILGKILL from the coding sequence ATGAATCTGAAAAAGTTATTACTACAGTCCCTAGGGGGAATTACTTTATTACTAATGTTGCATTTTTTCGGAAAAAATATTGGACTTTATTTACCAATCAATTTAGTTACATTAGTGACTGCAGGCATTTTGGGATTGCCTGGTATAATACTTTTAGTAATTTTAGGAAAAATATTATTATAA
- the recR gene encoding recombination mediator RecR, which produces MVQSKYLNDLIEAFQLLPGIGKKSAQRLAFHVLKMPKEDIQRFTQALVQAKEKITECTLCGNLSDDTLCSICSNPKRNPKVICVVQEPKDVTIMERIGDYNGYYHVLKGCISPMEGIGPEELNIKSLLERLRDGEVQEVIIATNPNIEGEATAMYLSKIIKPLNIKVTRIAHGLPVGGDLEYADEVTLARALQGRIEI; this is translated from the coding sequence ATGGTTCAGTCTAAATATCTCAATGACCTTATAGAAGCCTTTCAACTTTTGCCAGGGATTGGGAAAAAAAGTGCTCAAAGGCTTGCTTTCCATGTTTTAAAAATGCCTAAAGAGGATATACAAAGATTTACCCAGGCACTTGTACAGGCGAAAGAAAAAATAACGGAATGTACATTATGTGGTAATCTTTCTGATGATACTTTATGTAGTATTTGCTCTAATCCTAAAAGAAATCCTAAAGTTATCTGTGTAGTTCAAGAACCTAAAGATGTAACAATAATGGAGCGTATAGGGGATTATAATGGATACTATCATGTACTAAAAGGTTGTATTTCACCTATGGAAGGTATTGGTCCAGAGGAATTAAATATTAAGTCATTGTTAGAGCGATTAAGAGATGGTGAAGTACAAGAAGTGATTATTGCAACAAATCCTAACATTGAAGGGGAAGCCACTGCCATGTATTTATCTAAAATTATCAAACCATTAAATATAAAAGTAACTAGGATTGCCCACGGATTACCGGTGGGAGGAGATTTAGAGTATGCCGACGAAGTTACACTGGCAAGGGCCCTTCAAGGTAGAATAGAAATTTAG
- a CDS encoding YbaB/EbfC family nucleoid-associated protein, which translates to MFGGNMQKAMKQMQKMQADMAKMQEELKERLFEGTAGGGVVKVVVSGHKEVKEVSISPDVVDPEDVEMLQDLIVAATNEALRIADKTMEQELKKIAGGMKLPPGLF; encoded by the coding sequence ATGTTTGGTGGAAATATGCAAAAAGCAATGAAACAAATGCAAAAAATGCAAGCTGACATGGCAAAAATGCAAGAAGAATTAAAAGAAAGGTTATTTGAAGGTACAGCAGGTGGTGGCGTTGTAAAGGTAGTGGTAAGTGGTCACAAAGAAGTGAAAGAAGTTTCAATTAGCCCAGATGTAGTTGATCCAGAAGATGTAGAAATGTTACAAGACCTAATAGTGGCAGCAACTAATGAAGCTTTAAGAATAGCAGATAAAACAATGGAACAAGAACTTAAAAAGATTGCCGGTGGAATGAAGTTGCCACCAGGTTTATTCTAA
- a CDS encoding DUF1294 domain-containing protein: MEKIILAYGLFINIIGFLKMYSDKRRAIKGKWRIKENKLFLIAIIGGSLGIYIGMKVWRHKTRDVLFKHGIPLLIVVQLILFVILSLNT, translated from the coding sequence ATGGAAAAAATAATATTGGCATATGGCCTTTTTATCAATATTATTGGTTTTTTAAAAATGTATTCTGATAAGAGAAGAGCAATAAAGGGAAAGTGGAGAATAAAAGAAAATAAATTGTTTTTAATTGCAATTATAGGCGGTAGTTTAGGAATATATATAGGTATGAAGGTTTGGAGGCACAAAACAAGGGATGTTTTATTCAAACATGGTATACCTTTATTAATTGTAGTACAACTAATTTTATTTGTTATCTTAAGTTTAAATACTTAA
- a CDS encoding DUF2508 family protein has protein sequence MLDKITNILIKIKNYFENEQPIISEQSKSIMELVEEAKREWLAAKEYFENVSDPDLIDYAIHSIKATEKRYNYLLKKVKQMNLEEIK, from the coding sequence ATGTTAGATAAGATTACAAATATATTAATTAAAATTAAAAACTATTTTGAAAATGAACAACCTATAATTTCAGAGCAATCTAAAAGTATTATGGAACTAGTGGAAGAAGCAAAAAGAGAATGGTTGGCAGCAAAAGAATATTTTGAAAATGTATCAGATCCAGATTTAATAGACTATGCTATACATTCAATAAAAGCTACTGAAAAGAGGTATAACTATTTATTAAAAAAAGTAAAGCAAATGAACTTAGAAGAAATAAAATAA